The following proteins are encoded in a genomic region of Candidatus Melainabacteria bacterium:
- a CDS encoding nucleotidyltransferase, whose amino-acid sequence MGYGYETRALQNVHSAFQKFYDAITLTGDQRDVCNTRKDHIVDLLAKDFEILDAFATGSIPKFTALRKPHCDADVMVVLHYGKHIKDRKPSEVLQSVRDSLAESKTNVRKNGQAVTLHYKSWPNVDIVPVARVVNDDGTVSHYSVPDMNTETWITSRPRKHANAIADRVKTFGSEFRRIVKMIKWWNLHHSEYLQSYHIEVLALTILQGSFSDYPWNVYQFFKEAHTLTQNNLWYEDAYADNYLDYWNRQEALKRLATARDKAYEAWYASYSLSDHNKAMRLWKQIFGEEFPTNG is encoded by the coding sequence TTGGGCTATGGCTACGAGACGCGCGCCCTACAGAATGTCCATTCCGCCTTCCAGAAATTCTATGACGCCATCACGCTAACAGGCGATCAACGCGACGTATGCAATACGCGTAAAGATCACATTGTAGACCTGCTTGCGAAAGACTTTGAAATCCTCGACGCGTTCGCGACAGGATCGATTCCGAAGTTCACGGCTCTGCGCAAACCACATTGCGATGCGGATGTGATGGTGGTATTGCATTATGGCAAGCATATAAAAGATCGGAAGCCGTCCGAGGTGTTGCAGTCCGTCCGAGACTCCTTGGCGGAATCAAAAACCAACGTTCGTAAAAACGGGCAAGCTGTGACGTTGCACTATAAATCATGGCCAAACGTTGACATTGTTCCGGTAGCACGCGTAGTGAACGATGATGGAACGGTTTCTCACTACAGCGTCCCCGACATGAATACCGAAACTTGGATTACTTCTCGTCCGCGAAAACACGCAAACGCAATTGCGGATCGCGTAAAGACCTTCGGTTCTGAATTTAGACGAATCGTCAAAATGATCAAATGGTGGAACCTTCACCACAGCGAGTATCTCCAGTCTTATCACATCGAAGTGCTCGCCCTCACGATTCTGCAAGGTTCCTTCTCGGATTATCCGTGGAATGTCTACCAGTTTTTCAAAGAAGCGCACACGCTAACTCAAAATAATCTTTGGTACGAAGATGCTTACGCCGACAACTATTTGGATTATTGGAACCGGCAGGAAGCCCTCAAGCGCTTAGCAACAGCTCGGGACAAAGCTTATGAGGCTTGGTATGCGTCCTATTCGCTTTCCGATCACAACAAAGCAATGCGGCTCTGGAAGCAAATCTTCGGCGAGGAGTTTCCGACAAATGGCTAA
- the cadA gene encoding cadmium-translocating P-type ATPase, translated as MPPHSTDPKIQISLELLLPQIPDEQDQCISRLEQKLRASRGITQAHIKENEGVFSLCLHYDPTTITLSSLKRTALRSGAHFSHRYHHEILPIVGMDCSDCTLVIEHSLKRLPGVLDASVSYVAGTLKIEYDSDKIDQSKIRSRLKKLGYEISATGFSAVFSERRELIFSLLCGLSVAFAWLLPQLQLPQQLSYLFFVSSYLFGGFDVTRHAIHSVKEGHFDTDLLMMFAALGSAFLGEFLEGGLLLFLFGLGHALEELALDKARDAVSKLGQLRPKTAVVIRDTKQIEVPVNELKVDEIVVTKPGARISVDGAVVYGNSTVDQSPITGESVPITKSTGDSVFAGSINGTGQLLVKVSKLAKDNTLARVMQLVEESQTQKTKTQQITERFNRWFVPIVIVLDFLLIVLPLAFGVSYKVSFLRGMTFLVAVSPCALALGAPSAMLTGIAQAARNGVLIKGGVHLETLGKLQALAFDKTGTLTHGKLQITDIVVTEASTVDEILSLTAACEIRSGHPLAAAIVNEARNRSLEIPEPTEFNSISGRGLSALVRDKRILIGNLKLMKEQSIEITKDQLQTIEKFESDGKTTVVVAQDNCAIAVIAVADTLRSNAKAALTSLRKLGVKNIFLLSGDNATVASKIAKDLGIDQTRAELMPDQKLDCLKELAINQIVAMVGDGVNDAPALAAASVGIAMGGASTDVALETADVALMGDDLSKLPFVVALGRATRSVVIQNLVIAVATILSLGSAAIFGLTTIGWAVLFHEGSTLLVVLNSLRLLTHRKRLEA; from the coding sequence ATGCCACCACATTCCACTGACCCAAAAATACAAATTTCACTCGAACTATTGTTGCCACAGATACCGGATGAGCAAGATCAATGCATTAGCAGGCTAGAGCAAAAACTACGAGCTAGCCGGGGCATTACACAGGCCCACATCAAAGAGAACGAGGGTGTTTTTTCCTTATGCTTGCATTACGACCCGACGACTATCACTTTATCCAGTTTGAAGAGAACCGCACTTAGAAGCGGAGCGCATTTTTCACATCGGTACCATCATGAAATTCTGCCGATAGTAGGAATGGATTGCTCCGATTGCACCCTTGTAATCGAACATAGTTTAAAGCGTCTGCCCGGAGTGCTAGATGCCTCGGTGAGCTACGTTGCAGGCACGCTGAAAATCGAATACGACAGCGATAAAATCGACCAGTCTAAAATAAGGTCCAGATTGAAAAAGCTCGGATACGAGATTTCTGCAACTGGTTTTTCGGCGGTATTTAGCGAACGAAGAGAGCTGATTTTTTCTCTCCTCTGCGGTCTTTCGGTAGCGTTTGCTTGGCTGTTACCCCAGCTTCAATTACCCCAACAGCTATCGTACTTATTCTTTGTTTCGTCCTATTTGTTTGGTGGTTTTGATGTTACAAGACATGCGATCCATTCGGTTAAAGAAGGACACTTCGACACAGATTTGTTGATGATGTTCGCGGCTTTGGGCTCAGCATTTTTAGGAGAGTTTCTTGAAGGTGGACTGCTGTTGTTTTTGTTCGGTCTCGGTCATGCACTGGAGGAATTAGCTCTAGACAAAGCTCGTGATGCCGTGAGCAAATTGGGACAACTAAGACCGAAAACAGCGGTAGTCATTCGTGACACAAAACAAATTGAAGTTCCGGTGAACGAGTTAAAGGTCGACGAAATAGTTGTTACAAAGCCGGGTGCAAGAATTTCAGTTGATGGCGCGGTAGTGTATGGAAATTCAACGGTCGACCAATCACCGATAACAGGTGAAAGCGTGCCTATTACCAAGTCAACCGGAGACTCAGTTTTTGCTGGATCGATAAATGGCACAGGGCAGCTATTAGTTAAAGTATCAAAACTAGCTAAAGATAATACACTTGCGCGCGTTATGCAGCTTGTTGAGGAGTCGCAGACACAGAAGACGAAAACGCAGCAAATTACAGAGCGGTTTAACCGTTGGTTTGTGCCAATCGTGATTGTTTTAGATTTCCTGTTGATCGTTTTGCCACTGGCTTTTGGTGTTTCGTACAAAGTCTCATTCTTGCGAGGTATGACTTTCCTCGTTGCCGTTTCTCCCTGTGCGCTAGCTCTTGGAGCACCATCTGCGATGCTTACTGGCATAGCGCAGGCGGCGCGCAATGGGGTTCTTATCAAAGGCGGTGTTCATTTAGAAACTTTGGGGAAATTACAAGCACTGGCCTTTGATAAGACTGGAACGCTAACGCACGGTAAACTTCAAATCACAGACATAGTCGTCACTGAAGCGTCAACGGTAGACGAAATTTTGTCTCTCACTGCTGCCTGCGAAATCAGATCAGGACATCCACTGGCAGCTGCAATCGTCAACGAAGCACGCAACCGTTCACTCGAAATTCCCGAGCCCACTGAGTTTAATTCCATTAGCGGGAGAGGATTATCAGCTCTTGTTAGAGACAAACGAATCTTAATCGGCAACCTAAAATTGATGAAAGAACAGTCTATCGAGATTACAAAAGACCAGTTACAAACCATCGAAAAATTCGAGTCAGACGGGAAGACAACTGTCGTTGTTGCCCAAGATAACTGCGCAATTGCAGTAATTGCGGTTGCAGACACACTACGTTCGAATGCTAAAGCTGCTCTGACCTCACTGCGAAAACTCGGAGTGAAAAATATTTTTCTTCTCTCAGGTGATAACGCAACGGTGGCAAGTAAAATTGCCAAAGACTTGGGCATCGATCAAACGAGAGCAGAATTGATGCCCGATCAGAAGTTAGATTGTTTAAAAGAGCTTGCAATAAATCAAATTGTAGCAATGGTTGGCGATGGTGTGAATGATGCTCCAGCATTGGCGGCAGCAAGTGTCGGCATTGCTATGGGCGGAGCATCTACGGATGTAGCGTTGGAAACTGCCGATGTAGCGTTAATGGGAGACGACCTATCAAAATTGCCATTTGTAGTGGCACTCGGCAGAGCCACGCGTAGTGTAGTAATACAGAACCTCGTCATAGCAGTTGCGACTATCTTGAGTCTGGGGAGCGCGGCTATTTTCGGTCTCACAACCATTGGTTGGGCTGTGTTGTTTCACGAAGGAAGCACACTTTTAGTGGTGCTCAATTCACTTCGACTCTTGACGCATCGTAAACGTTTGGAGGCATGA
- a CDS encoding DUF4102 domain-containing protein, producing MSNEPKKGVNKFSLTDSFAAETTLAGEYRDTKLPGFKLKVTAAGNKIWLVENSLRGSSKSAITLTIGRHPVVNSKDARKTASHLLDLLRQGIDPRLQEKKRNKQQSEEWASEQQLQELSLHHVLNDYLSRKNLKPSTVENYSIVANAYLSDWMQRPLSEITKTDVEKRFKEITERKIGKGKGGPGAANNTMRVFRAVIKFAQDMYEKPDGSPVIMQNPVKRLNQLKSWNRLKRRQTMLSDMDLPLWYQALGTLEDKAMADYFFFVLMTGLRKNEAAQLKWDDVHVKRGYFEVVDAKNKLEFALPITRVLSEVFERRKKVRKVDNPYVFAATGKNGYFDLREKHFNLIADKTKTPFSLHDLRRTYLTQGFLSGHDLEMLKKLANHKNTDSDDVTKGYLIVQVADIKEPMTIVQDRLLELMNRKTKRSIDVAS from the coding sequence TTGAGTAACGAACCCAAAAAAGGAGTCAATAAATTTTCTCTGACAGACTCGTTCGCGGCAGAAACCACGCTTGCTGGCGAGTATCGCGATACCAAATTGCCAGGATTCAAGCTAAAAGTGACCGCTGCCGGTAACAAAATCTGGTTGGTCGAAAACAGTTTGCGCGGAAGCAGTAAATCGGCTATCACTCTCACTATTGGCCGACATCCCGTAGTCAATTCGAAAGATGCACGAAAGACTGCAAGTCACCTACTTGATTTATTGCGACAGGGAATCGACCCTCGCTTACAGGAAAAAAAGCGAAACAAGCAACAGTCAGAAGAATGGGCCAGCGAGCAACAACTACAGGAATTAAGCCTTCATCACGTTTTAAACGATTATCTAAGCCGCAAAAATTTGAAGCCATCCACTGTAGAGAACTATTCAATTGTCGCCAATGCCTATCTTTCTGATTGGATGCAGCGTCCCTTAAGCGAAATCACTAAAACAGATGTAGAAAAGCGATTCAAAGAAATCACTGAGCGTAAAATCGGTAAGGGTAAAGGCGGACCCGGAGCCGCAAATAACACCATGCGGGTCTTTCGAGCAGTCATTAAGTTCGCACAAGACATGTATGAGAAACCTGATGGCAGCCCGGTTATTATGCAAAATCCTGTGAAACGACTCAATCAACTTAAATCTTGGAACCGGCTGAAGCGTCGACAAACAATGTTATCCGATATGGATTTGCCTCTTTGGTATCAAGCTCTTGGTACGCTAGAGGACAAGGCTATGGCCGATTATTTCTTCTTTGTGTTAATGACCGGATTACGAAAGAATGAAGCAGCACAGCTCAAATGGGATGACGTTCATGTCAAACGCGGTTACTTTGAGGTTGTTGATGCCAAAAACAAATTGGAATTCGCGCTACCAATAACCAGGGTTTTGAGCGAGGTATTTGAACGTCGGAAAAAGGTCCGAAAAGTGGATAATCCGTATGTCTTTGCTGCGACTGGAAAAAATGGTTATTTTGATTTACGCGAGAAGCATTTCAACTTGATCGCTGACAAAACAAAAACTCCGTTTAGTCTTCATGATCTGCGAAGGACTTATTTAACTCAAGGATTTTTATCAGGTCACGATCTTGAAATGTTGAAGAAGCTTGCCAATCATAAAAACACTGATTCAGATGACGTCACCAAAGGATATTTGATCGTCCAAGTTGCCGACATCAAGGAACCTATGACAATAGTGCAAGATCGACTTTTGGAATTGATGAATCGCAAGACAAAGAGAAGCATAGACGTCGCCTCGTAG
- a CDS encoding efflux RND transporter periplasmic adaptor subunit — protein MLIPDQLENASITNASARTNRGWRIAAVVILVAVGLTALLWSVLANKNAAKVETKTAEEAAPENVVERKPEGPEVEVFTVTDVGPPLRVSVTGTVEPNDQQVQQLSSLAAGRVESVTVSLGDYVTRGQAVITIKSPQVAETHGKLHEAEAKLNLARATLSRVKQAANRVAILKAKASLDEAIATLKRVEQLVAEGLSARKDLVSAQSEFERATAEFNFQKNISLNKEVAEAEANVKTTETETEHIRDSLAALDAELSEGDERSEHNISGLTLKAPISGAVIERLVNPGAGVEAGKPLLTIANTDKLWVIANVPEIAMSNVSLGMSAKVTVNNRTIMGKVSFIDPRLNEDTRTSRVRVIIENSSKPPIQTGSFAQVEFNRQAPRIGAVYVPVAAVQTVRGQRIVFVQQNQKQFKVRDVTVGEEVAGFTPILSGLKVGEVVSADGSFILKSKLMKSELGDD, from the coding sequence ATGCTGATACCAGATCAGCTTGAGAATGCGTCAATAACGAACGCGTCTGCACGAACAAATCGTGGATGGCGCATAGCCGCCGTGGTGATCTTGGTGGCTGTGGGTCTGACAGCGTTGTTGTGGTCTGTCCTGGCAAACAAGAACGCAGCAAAAGTGGAAACAAAAACGGCTGAGGAAGCCGCTCCAGAAAATGTGGTCGAGCGCAAACCTGAAGGTCCCGAGGTCGAAGTCTTTACTGTGACTGATGTCGGTCCTCCGCTGAGAGTATCTGTTACCGGCACCGTGGAACCTAACGATCAGCAAGTCCAACAGCTGAGTTCATTAGCCGCTGGACGCGTTGAGTCAGTGACTGTATCGCTTGGAGACTATGTCACACGCGGACAGGCTGTGATCACCATCAAAAGCCCTCAAGTCGCTGAAACTCATGGAAAACTGCATGAGGCTGAAGCCAAATTGAATCTGGCGCGTGCGACGCTCTCTCGCGTAAAACAAGCTGCTAATCGAGTAGCAATACTTAAAGCTAAAGCATCGCTTGACGAAGCTATCGCCACCTTAAAGCGTGTTGAACAACTCGTAGCAGAGGGTTTGTCAGCTCGTAAGGATTTAGTTTCTGCGCAATCTGAATTTGAAAGAGCCACTGCCGAATTCAACTTTCAAAAAAACATTTCATTGAACAAAGAAGTCGCTGAGGCTGAAGCAAACGTCAAGACGACTGAAACGGAAACTGAGCACATCAGAGATTCACTAGCCGCCCTGGATGCGGAGTTATCTGAAGGGGACGAAAGAAGCGAGCATAATATTTCGGGATTGACGCTGAAAGCACCAATATCGGGTGCTGTTATCGAAAGACTTGTCAATCCTGGAGCGGGAGTCGAAGCCGGAAAACCCCTTCTGACGATAGCAAATACAGATAAACTCTGGGTCATCGCCAATGTACCGGAAATCGCAATGTCTAACGTTTCTCTGGGAATGTCGGCGAAAGTGACGGTGAACAATAGAACTATCATGGGGAAAGTCAGTTTCATCGATCCGCGACTAAACGAGGATACTCGCACCTCGCGAGTCCGCGTGATCATAGAGAATTCCAGCAAGCCACCGATTCAAACAGGATCCTTTGCGCAAGTTGAGTTTAATCGTCAAGCGCCTCGAATCGGTGCCGTGTATGTGCCAGTAGCAGCTGTGCAAACAGTCCGTGGACAAAGGATCGTTTTTGTTCAGCAAAACCAGAAACAATTCAAAGTACGCGATGTTACTGTCGGAGAGGAAGTTGCTGGATTTACTCCAATATTGAGCGGACTAAAAGTAGGAGAAGTCGTCTCTGCCGATGGATCATTCATTTTGAAATCAAAGTTGATGAAAAGTGAATTGGGAGACGACTAG
- a CDS encoding DNA-binding protein, giving the protein MKNNEHTPYGVGAANSILLTRREAAAYLGVAEQTLAVWKCTGRRSLPFVKIGRLVRYRKADLDAFILEHLQDFEHDSTPKAKKSEN; this is encoded by the coding sequence ATGAAAAACAATGAACACACCCCGTATGGAGTGGGCGCAGCTAACTCCATTCTTTTAACGCGCAGAGAAGCCGCTGCCTATCTGGGAGTTGCGGAACAAACACTCGCGGTCTGGAAATGCACCGGACGTAGATCTCTGCCCTTCGTCAAAATCGGCCGCTTAGTTCGATACAGAAAAGCCGATCTAGACGCTTTCATCCTCGAACATCTTCAGGACTTTGAACACGACTCAACACCTAAAGCAAAGAAATCGGAGAACTAA
- a CDS encoding EamA family transporter, with the protein MNIWIWLAFISMFFAGFTSVIAKKVLANISRDLGPTIRTYFVFVFVLAFAWFAVPNKDWSSLKISNLLWLGASAVTTTISWIFYYKAIKLGDVSTVTLIDKGSVIVAVLLAFFVLQESITTAQDFLNLTISWGYLFQKCKSTSIVKAVE; encoded by the coding sequence ATGAATATTTGGATCTGGCTCGCATTTATCTCAATGTTCTTTGCTGGATTCACTTCAGTGATTGCGAAGAAAGTCCTGGCAAATATTTCTAGAGATCTGGGGCCCACAATTCGAACCTATTTCGTGTTCGTCTTCGTGCTCGCTTTTGCGTGGTTTGCAGTTCCCAACAAAGACTGGAGTTCGCTAAAAATTTCGAACTTACTTTGGCTTGGTGCTTCCGCAGTAACAACGACAATTTCCTGGATCTTTTACTACAAAGCGATAAAGTTGGGTGACGTTTCGACCGTCACTCTGATCGATAAAGGCAGTGTAATAGTGGCCGTACTGCTCGCTTTTTTCGTGCTTCAAGAATCGATTACTACCGCGCAAGACTTTTTGAATTTGACAATTTCTTGGGGCTACCTCTTTCAGAAATGCAAGTCGACTTCAATAGTGAAGGCTGTTGAGTAA
- a CDS encoding type IV secretory system conjugative DNA transfer family protein: MQTTAKDVGVVNAAPKDLPVLAVNVLDRLGYNVSRASKQLDQILAVERLDEKVGRDWWRHEYRVVLRWSDAMVGTRVEIEITERQGGGTEEDCRQRCKQVIATLQADAIRATNVSSTKAKSTVHGGAAWGDEIQLRRAGYITTKPEATRLIVGKTQKGDFISIPELVTNAHAIVCGRTGVGKSRGFFIPNLIERTGSNMIVTEATPGYEAGELYTLTSGWRKQAGHTIYSFNPADMSSTRINPVDRVRWAPELEKAKEAEKLADLIIMNGSGEEARIDPTWDRSEKQLLVSLILHAAATDPERGHIGALRWLLLSGVSKVRQELARSPSALAQMEFEGWLGSTSENFRFGVLSGLMTKLNPWITDQLVALTETTDVDFEALKKQLFTFYIAVPSRSRDSKLIGSLLINFLLDYLLDSKSTMRYPTSLFLDEFTNFGKIANIANVLSIVRKAKLSLVLGFQNYFQLERVYSQKEAQIIFDQPATQIYFRQKNFREARALSEALGRTTIEEVTVSDTGRVQEFIQGRSLATPDELINLSGEVIAFTNDTWPLKIALTSPTAYQYALAYPPPERPPHEILESIRQRGRTDRPDTSQPKEESKPEGKNRSRERNRNDKKRNFNQRTAQERVNEDNTNQFQQQDSPEVDDVWPS, from the coding sequence ATGCAAACAACCGCAAAGGATGTTGGCGTTGTTAATGCAGCGCCCAAAGATTTACCTGTCCTGGCAGTCAACGTGCTCGACAGGCTCGGCTACAACGTCTCACGAGCCAGCAAACAGCTCGATCAAATTCTCGCAGTCGAAAGGCTCGATGAAAAAGTGGGACGAGACTGGTGGAGGCACGAGTACCGAGTTGTGCTCAGATGGTCTGACGCAATGGTCGGCACGCGAGTCGAAATCGAAATTACAGAACGACAAGGAGGTGGTACTGAAGAAGACTGCCGGCAGAGATGCAAACAAGTAATTGCAACTCTTCAGGCTGATGCAATTCGAGCGACTAATGTGTCCTCAACAAAGGCAAAATCGACGGTGCATGGAGGAGCCGCATGGGGAGACGAAATACAACTGCGCCGCGCCGGATACATAACAACAAAACCGGAGGCAACACGATTAATCGTCGGGAAGACTCAGAAAGGTGATTTCATTTCGATACCGGAACTGGTAACAAATGCGCACGCCATAGTCTGCGGTCGAACAGGAGTCGGAAAGTCGCGAGGCTTCTTCATACCGAATCTGATTGAGCGAACCGGCAGCAACATGATCGTTACTGAGGCAACCCCGGGATATGAAGCGGGCGAGCTATACACACTAACTTCTGGATGGCGGAAGCAAGCAGGTCACACTATCTACTCATTCAATCCTGCCGATATGTCCTCGACGCGAATCAACCCTGTAGACCGGGTGAGATGGGCTCCAGAACTGGAGAAAGCGAAGGAAGCTGAAAAACTAGCCGACCTAATCATCATGAATGGCAGCGGTGAAGAAGCGCGAATCGATCCGACATGGGATAGATCAGAGAAGCAACTCCTCGTTTCACTGATACTGCATGCGGCGGCAACCGATCCAGAAAGAGGCCACATCGGCGCCCTGAGATGGCTGTTGTTATCGGGAGTGAGCAAGGTCCGCCAGGAACTCGCCAGAAGCCCTTCAGCGCTCGCACAAATGGAGTTTGAGGGATGGCTGGGGTCAACCTCCGAGAACTTCCGATTCGGGGTCTTATCGGGGCTAATGACAAAGTTGAATCCATGGATAACGGATCAACTCGTCGCACTAACCGAAACAACGGACGTAGATTTTGAAGCACTGAAGAAACAACTCTTCACCTTCTACATCGCCGTACCTAGCCGTTCCAGAGATAGCAAGCTAATCGGCTCGCTCCTGATAAATTTCCTGCTCGACTATCTACTCGATAGCAAATCGACGATGAGATATCCAACATCTCTCTTCCTCGATGAATTCACAAACTTCGGAAAGATCGCAAACATTGCGAATGTTCTATCAATTGTCAGAAAAGCCAAGCTAAGTCTCGTGCTCGGATTTCAAAACTATTTCCAGCTCGAACGAGTGTACTCACAAAAGGAGGCACAAATCATATTCGATCAACCGGCAACGCAAATCTATTTCCGACAGAAGAACTTCCGAGAAGCCCGCGCACTAAGCGAAGCGTTAGGAAGAACGACAATCGAAGAAGTAACCGTCAGCGATACCGGGCGAGTACAGGAATTTATACAAGGAAGATCGCTTGCAACGCCGGATGAACTAATCAACCTGAGCGGCGAAGTTATCGCTTTCACCAACGACACCTGGCCGCTCAAAATCGCACTCACATCGCCAACAGCCTATCAGTATGCGCTGGCGTATCCGCCGCCAGAACGACCACCACACGAAATATTAGAATCGATTCGACAGCGTGGACGAACTGATCGACCGGATACCAGTCAACCGAAGGAAGAAAGCAAGCCCGAAGGAAAGAACCGAAGCCGTGAGCGCAACCGCAACGATAAGAAGCGGAACTTCAATCAACGTACCGCGCAAGAACGCGTAAACGAAGACAACACCAATCAATTTCAACAACAAGACTCACCGGAGGTAGATGACGTATGGCCCTCGTAG
- a CDS encoding RHS repeat-associated core domain-containing protein, translating to MRRQHRPKFFLFFDLAIALYAPELSSWAVSGQSSDYGYSGYYSHARNGLLLTVFRPYLSRQGRWISQDPINEAGGVNLYQYAFNRPINLIDPLGLDALNIPLNTFGAALGVPQSALAGGCFDVINAALSAPSGTRPDNLGTTKC from the coding sequence ATTAGGAGGCAACATCGTCCAAAGTTTTTTTTGTTTTTCGATTTAGCAATTGCGCTATACGCTCCTGAACTTTCGTCATGGGCAGTTTCAGGTCAAAGTTCCGATTATGGCTATTCAGGTTATTACTCACATGCACGAAATGGACTATTGTTAACGGTTTTTCGCCCATACCTGTCCAGGCAGGGAAGATGGATTAGTCAAGACCCCATCAACGAAGCGGGCGGAGTAAATCTTTACCAATACGCGTTCAATCGTCCTATCAATCTTATTGATCCACTTGGGTTGGACGCTCTGAATATTCCTCTCAACACATTTGGCGCCGCCTTAGGTGTCCCTCAATCTGCACTGGCAGGCGGATGCTTTGATGTAATCAATGCAGCATTAAGCGCTCCATCTGGAACTCGTCCAGACAACCTTGGAACCACTAAATGTTGA
- a CDS encoding DNA repair protein RadC: MYILFAFASEFHGGESMNSRTLKRHLKYIVPEMRLALIKEPGGKPVSVGTPADLEQFVAPLKFYSEEHFVAFHIDAKNQVIGYHVVSHGTVSSSLVHPREVFKAALLANSHAMIVAHNHPTGSLTPSDEDIDVTRTLIKAGELMGINVIDHIIVSSNGLCSLRETRAYLWP; the protein is encoded by the coding sequence ATGTACATTCTGTTTGCCTTCGCTTCCGAATTCCATGGAGGGGAGAGCATGAATAGCCGCACCTTGAAACGACATCTTAAATATATCGTGCCTGAAATGCGTTTGGCTCTCATCAAGGAGCCCGGCGGAAAGCCTGTTTCTGTCGGCACACCGGCTGATCTTGAACAATTTGTCGCGCCGTTGAAATTCTACTCGGAAGAGCATTTCGTAGCATTCCATATTGATGCGAAGAATCAAGTTATCGGATACCACGTTGTCTCGCATGGCACCGTATCATCCAGCCTTGTGCATCCCCGCGAGGTGTTCAAAGCCGCACTGCTGGCTAACTCCCACGCAATGATCGTTGCGCATAACCATCCAACTGGTTCGCTCACACCGAGCGACGAAGATATCGATGTTACGCGCACACTCATCAAAGCTGGTGAATTGATGGGCATAAACGTGATTGACCACATCATTGTCAGTTCCAACGGCTTATGCAGTTTGCGTGAAACACGCGCCTACTTGTGGCCCTGA
- a CDS encoding GIY-YIG nuclease family protein, whose product MRRIQGKTIRLFLVDGSPLGLVTAEIINWTGQVLSFPRGLLPDALKRKEVMRTGVYFLIGVDPDDPLCKRVYIGKSDDIAQRLRTHDSDPSKEFHDHIVIFVSKDENLTTGHVNFLEHHLISRVRSVGTATLVNGNQGCAVTLPESEISDMEYAFEQLCVLMSALGFTFLQEVPKHDAQHSNGKASPGVMFELSYLNGSIKATAYESEGRMVVRKGSTARHPSKAADCVVKGTTTRNYPFYSRTIQELQIQKKLVPKSGSPDLLVFSEDVMFTSPSAASDIICGSSTNGRNFWKVQGTAKTYGEWRKEQLDE is encoded by the coding sequence ATGCGACGCATACAAGGAAAGACAATACGCTTGTTTCTGGTTGACGGTTCGCCGCTTGGATTAGTAACGGCGGAAATCATTAACTGGACGGGACAAGTTCTGAGCTTTCCGCGTGGGCTGCTGCCGGATGCCCTGAAGCGAAAAGAAGTTATGAGAACTGGTGTGTACTTTCTGATAGGAGTCGATCCCGATGATCCGCTGTGCAAGCGAGTCTACATTGGCAAAAGCGATGACATCGCGCAGAGATTGCGAACGCATGATTCGGATCCAAGCAAGGAATTTCACGATCACATCGTGATTTTTGTTTCTAAGGACGAAAATCTCACCACAGGCCATGTGAATTTCTTGGAACACCATTTGATATCGCGTGTAAGATCGGTTGGTACTGCCACTCTAGTAAATGGCAATCAAGGTTGCGCTGTGACGCTTCCGGAATCCGAAATCAGCGACATGGAATATGCCTTTGAACAGCTTTGCGTGTTGATGTCAGCTTTGGGCTTTACTTTCTTACAGGAGGTGCCTAAACATGACGCTCAACATAGCAACGGTAAAGCCAGTCCAGGTGTCATGTTTGAACTTAGCTATTTAAATGGCTCGATCAAGGCAACGGCGTATGAGTCAGAAGGCCGTATGGTAGTTCGGAAAGGATCAACAGCTCGACACCCAAGTAAGGCTGCCGATTGTGTCGTTAAGGGAACAACAACGCGGAACTATCCTTTCTACTCCAGAACAATTCAAGAACTGCAAATACAGAAAAAGCTGGTCCCAAAGTCCGGGTCGCCAGATCTACTAGTGTTTTCCGAGGACGTGATGTTCACAAGTCCATCGGCTGCATCTGACATCATATGCGGTTCCAGTACAAACGGAAGAAATTTTTGGAAGGTACAAGGCACAGCTAAAACGTACGGCGAGTGGCGAAAGGAACAACTGGATGAATGA